Proteins co-encoded in one Arachis hypogaea cultivar Tifrunner chromosome 13, arahy.Tifrunner.gnm2.J5K5, whole genome shotgun sequence genomic window:
- the LOC112733545 gene encoding NAC domain-containing protein 10: MTWCNRSSVVEGGIEIINHPNLNIIAIPRNSNDNNNSVISVNHANTPPKPTEIRAVTCPSCGHHIQIQQDQGGGIQDLPGLPAGVKFDPNDQEILEHLDAKVQSDVRKLHPLIDEFIPTLEGENGICYTHPEKLPGVSKDGQVRHFFHRPSKAYTTGTRKRRKVHTDQEGSETRWHKTGKTRPISVAGSVKGFKKILVLYTNYGRQKKPEKTNWVMHQYHLGSNEEEKDGELVVSKVFYQTQPRQCANKDPYDERLLMTSQINSVNDISIHALPKNNNNNNAGFVDYYNPGFMNMNYEQMNETTSPQLIPNMVVQGDSSSFIRLPRLDRK, encoded by the exons atgaCATGGTGCAATAGATCATCAGTTGTGGAGGGGGGAATCGAAATAATCAACCACCCCAATCTCAATATTATTGCAATCCCTAGAAATAGTAATGACAATAATAATAGTGTTATTAGTGTTAATCACGCAAATACTCCTCCTAAACCAACCGAAATCCGAGCCGTTACTTGCCCCTCTTGTGGTCATCACATTCAAATACAACAAGATCAG GGTGGGGGAATTCAAGACTTGCCAGGATTGCCAGCTGGAGTGAAATTTGATCCGAATGACCAAGAGATACTGGAGCATTTGGATGCAAAAGTGCAGTCTGATGTGAGAAAGCTTCATCCTCTAATTGATGAGTTCATACCAACTCTTGAGGGCGAGAATGGAATTTGCTATACTCACCCAGAGAAGCTTCCAG GAGTAAGCAAAGATGGACAAGTGCGTCACTTCTTTCACAGGCCTTCAAAAGCATACACAACGGGAACAAGGAAGAGAAGAAAGGTTCACACCGACCAAGAAGGAAGCGAGACTAGGTGGCACAAAACTGGCAAAACCAGACCCATCTCTGTGGCTGGTTCCGTTAAGGGTTTCAAGAAGATTCTTGTTCTCTACACCAACTATGGCAGGCAGAAGAAGCCCGAGAAGACCAACTGGGTCATGCATCAGTACCATCTCGGCTCCAACGAAGAAGAGAAAGACGGCGAACTCGTcgtttctaaggttttctatcaAACACAACCTCGACAGTGTGCAAACAAGGATCCTTATGATGAAAGATTATTGATGACTTCACAAATTAACAGTGTCAATGACATTAGCATTCACGCACTAcccaagaacaacaacaacaacaatgcaggTTTTGTGGATTATTATAACCCCGGTTTCATGAATATGAATTATGAACAGATGAACGAGACTACCTCACCGCAACTGATTCCGAATATGGTGGTGCAAGGTGACAGCTCTTCTTTCATTCGGTTACCCAGGTTGGACAGAAAGTAG